In the Quercus lobata isolate SW786 chromosome 5, ValleyOak3.0 Primary Assembly, whole genome shotgun sequence genome, one interval contains:
- the LOC115992237 gene encoding shikimate O-hydroxycinnamoyltransferase-like → MDMHTKRRDFMVTVSKKEVVVAAEFPNQEHWLPLSNLDMCLVPPLDFTLYFCYTKPTCGDNWTFVSKVKVLKKALAKALVPYYALAGEIVPNSVGEPEILCNNRGVDFIEGFADIELQNLNLYRADETIGCKLVPKKKNGMLAVQVTEFKCGGLMVACTFGHKIMDGYSASMFVISWAEIAQSKPLSSLPTFCRSLLNPRIPGSFDSSLENLYIPITSFHSIKEPNLGGNNFVSRTYIVKANIINQIQSLASTNECKRTKVECFSAFLWKIIAKRGTADKNISKLGLLVDGRTRIGSGDEEKTKILASYFGNLWSLPYGSKTVDDLIDKPLSWVANEVHGIGESAMTSEHFLGLLDWAAAHRSVPSLPKIYAYGSREGPALVVSSLLRLPLSKVQFGWGRPTCVSCYFPWGGDAGYVLPIQSPSGNGDWVVYMYILKEELELIEREAGHMFRPLTLGYFNEFEQEPLVRSKM, encoded by the exons ATGGATATGCATACAAAGAGAAGAGACTTCATGGTGACTGTGAGCAAGAAAGAGGTGGTGGTGGCAGCAGAATTTCCAAATCAAGAGCATTGGTTACCACTATCTAATCTAGACATGTGTCTTGTGCCTCCATTGGATTTTACTCTCTACTTTTGTTATACGAAGCCAACCTGTGGAGACAACTGGACATTTGTGTCAAAGGTTAAAGTTCTAAAGAAGGCATTGGCAAAAGCTTTGGTTCCATACTACGCTCTTGCTGGCGAGATAGTTCCAAACTCTGTGGGTGAACCTGAGATTCTTTGCAACAACCGTGGGGTAGACTTCATTGAAGGTTTTGCAGATATAGAACTTCAAAACCTCAACTTGTATAGAGCTGATGAGACCATTGGCTGCAAACTTGTACCCAAGAAGAAGAATGGCATGCTGGCTGTTCAG GTTACTGAGTTCAAATGTGGTGGACTTATGGTGGCATGCACTTTTGGCCATAAAATAATGGACGGATATTCGGCCAGCATGTTTGTTATCTCATGGGCCGAGATTGCTCAATCTAAACCTCTCTCTTCACTACCAACATTCTGCCGATCATTGCTCAATCCTCGAATCCCCGGTTCCTTTGATTCTTCGCTTGAAAACTTGTACATCCCTATCACATCGTTCCACTCAATCAAAGAGCCAAACCTGGGTGGCAATAACTTTGTTAGCCGCACGTACATTGTCAAAGCCAACATTATAAACCAAATCCAATCACTAGCAAGCACCAATGAATGCAAAAGGACTAAGGTTGAGTGTTTCAGTGCATTCCTATGGAAAATTATTGCCAAACGTGGTACGGCTGACAAAAATATATCCAAACTGGGCCTTCTTGTTGATGGAAGGACAAGAATTGGCAGTGGAGACgaagagaaaacaaagataTTGGCTTCTTACTTTGGAAACCTGTGGTCCCTTCCTTATGGAAGCAAGACCGTAGATGATCTTATTGACAAACCATTGAGTTGGGTAGCAAATGAAGTTCATGGAATTGGGGAAAGTGCAATGACGTCTGAGCATTTCTTGGGTTTGTTAGATTGGGCGGCGGCTCATCGTTCAGTTCCCAGTTTGCCAAAGATATATGCCTATGGGAGCAGAGAAGGTCCAGCTCTTGTGGTTTCATCTCTTTTGAGGCTTCCATTATCAAAGGTGCAGTTTGGATGGGGAAGACCAACATGTGTGTCATGCTATTTCCCATGGGGTGGAGATGCTGGGTATGTGCTGCCAATTCAAAGCCCTTCTGGAAATGGCGATTGGGTCGTGTACATGTACATCTTGAAAGAGGAATTGGAATTGATCGAACGTGAAGCTGGTCATATGTTTAGGCCTTTGACTTTGGGATACTTCAATGAATTTGAACAAGAACCTCTCGTTAGATCAAAAATGTGA
- the LOC115991316 gene encoding uncharacterized protein LOC115991316, giving the protein MLQKASWLVVVGWFHLLRETGKVLSIAHSSAFEKHSVEKDVAEHIKKEFDKKHGSTWHCIVGINFAEQIKRILRCGWVTFRKVKRQRAAEAKAAEIGILFAWDLGLKEVVVEGDSQVVMNALKGNVVPALAIQKIVEGSRWCLSHFKAWRAEHVRRNINGAAHSLARNALFVDDCNILVEDTPPVIELQIQNDVIAMDFGPYQ; this is encoded by the exons ATGCTGCAGAAGGCCTCTTGgcttgttgttgttggttgGTTTCATCTTCTAAGAGAGACAGGTAAAGTTCTCTCAATTGCTCACTCCTCT GCATTTGAGAAGCATAGTGTGGAGAAAGACGTTGCAGAGCATATAAAGAAAGAGTTTGATAAAAAGCATGGCTCCACTTGGCACTGTATCGTTGGCATAAACTTTG CTGAACAAATTAAAAGGATCTTGCGGTGTGGGTGGGTCACCTTTAGGAAAGTCAAGAGACAAAGGGCAGCTGAAGCAAAAGCTGCTGAAATTGGTATTCTCTTCGCGTGGGACTTGGGTTTGAAGGAGGTAGTGGTGGAAGGGGACTCTCAAGTAGTGATGAATGCACTTAAAGGGAATGTTGTTCCTGCCTTAGCTATCCAAAAGATTGTTGAAGGCTCTAGGTGGTGCCTAAGTCATTTCAAGGCGTGGAGGGCTGAGCACGTTAGGAGAAACATCAATGGGGCTGCACACTCTCTTGCTAGGAATGCTTTGTTTGTTGATGATTGTAATATTTTGGTGGAGGATACTCCCCCTGTTATTGAACTCCAAATTCAAAATGATGTAATTGCAATGGACTTTGGTCCTTATCAGTGA